A single window of Plasmodium reichenowi strain SY57 chromosome 12, whole genome shotgun sequence DNA harbors:
- a CDS encoding DNA-binding chaperone, putative encodes MSGCNLIWSDKATKKRSKDILCLEDIPYKDEIKYLNELKILPYVSCIHCVNIRKRKVENAGFMFYIKYEVPLLLNEADNIKKSKENKRVEDIEEIFLYKDKIDYMLNLEKSINKNNIYDKNITNDKQDKRKKGNEKNEELNKDDYDNKENNNGADNIKGQFKKGSNLIKKCIDQNIDVYDVLGVEETDDLETIKSCYKKLILLFHPDKNKGTTYLNEKEKEKNKKKGKNKKKKNYINEANNNNNNNNNNNNNNRNEKDFLYFIEKYNIEKLTNDEKKNIFLKIQDSYTILSDKILRKQYDSSIPFDESIPTLTQLEEAKNFYNFLRPVFKRNAKWSAIKPVPDIGDENTEIKEVKYFYDFWYNFNNWRDFSYQNEYDYEQAECREERRWMERENKKIQKKASKTENLRIIKLVDLAYNNDPRIIAENKRIKLEKLKKKEQAMNEKKNQQNENNNNNLQHNNNNNNNNNNVTSHKKNIDKASVKLWKHHIKSLCLTKLSNLVNTEDIQQKLSIMSFDDLCEFIYDIYVILNFTVPKNNTDTASTLLTNIKNNTVHKKVYNPNINDPKKALQSIGSISTTNNNHVNNNNNNNNISADGKTSTGFIGHLKNVHLDYKQIQTLIDTFKKYIQDHSFILQNSDHPLSNQHNYQTDIQTDTSYIQCNNQFNKKENEIEKQQTHANNYSNVNTQDIMQNNFSNNILHSNNEKIYEHVKKENEEINIYSNDSTQININESNEHVYEHVGKLNEDTLKYSNDSTQSNVNIYNEQNNQQNELQNNKWSAQEVSLLAKALKLYPGGTRNRWVLISNSIKTKTVKEVIKKTKEMFENDTLKNLGKNFDETPFDHFKNQNKGVMKKIDDNLDKREYKLTKENNNQVQTDNLNGDVEKKKAWTHEEQHLLEQALIKYPTSIPIKERLKLVSLELKTRTVDEVILRMKTLRAQIMAQKSSK; translated from the coding sequence atgagtGGATGTAATTTAATATGGTCAGATAAAGCAACGAAAAAGAGGAGCAAGGATATATTATGTCTAGAAGATATTCCTTACAAAGAcgaaataaaatatttaaatgaattGAAGATATTGCCTTATGTGTCATGTATTCATTGTGTAAATAtaaggaaaagaaaagtGGAGAATGCTGGgtttatgttttatattaaatatgaGGTACCTTTATTATTGAATGAAGcggataatataaaaaagagtAAGGAGAATAAAAGAGTTGAAGACATCGAAGagatatttttatataaggATAAAATAGATTATATGTTAAACTTAGAAAAAAGtattaacaaaaataatatatatgataaaaacATTACTAATGATAAACAAgacaaaagaaaaaaaggtaatgaaaaaaatgaggAATTGAATAAAGAtgattatgataataaagaaaataataatggtgctgataatataaaaggtcaatttaaaaaaggtagtaatttaataaaaaaatgtattgATCAAAATATTGATGTATATGATGTGTTAGGTGTTGAAGAGACGGATGATCTAGAAACCATAAAATCgtgttataaaaaattgattttattatttcatcctgataaaaataaaggtactacatatttaaatgaaaaagaaaaagagaaaaataagaaaaagggaaaaaataaaaaaaaaaaaaattatattaacgaagcaaataataataataataataataataataataataataataataggaatgaaaaagatttcttatattttattgaaaaatataatatcgaaaaattaacaaatgatgaaaaaaaaaacatttttttaaaaatacaagATTCATATACTATCCTCTcagataaaatattaagaaaaCAATATGATAGTTCCATACCATTCGATGAAAGCATACCAACATTAACACAATTAGAAGAAgcaaaaaatttttataattttttaagacctgtatttaaaagaaatgcTAAATGGTCAGCCATCAAACCTGTACCTGATATAGGTGATGAAAATACCGAAATAAAAGaagtaaaatatttttatgacTTCTggtataattttaataattgGAGAGATTTTTCTTATCAAAATGAATATGATTATGAACAAGCTGAATGTAGAGAAGAACGAAGATGGATGGAAagagaaaataaaaaaattcagAAAAAAGCGTCCAAAACCGAAAATCTtagaattattaaattagTGGATTTAGCCTATAATAATGATCCAAGAATTATTGcagaaaataaaagaataaaattagaaaaattaaaaaaaaaagaacaagcaatgaatgaaaagaaaaatcaacaaaatgaaaataataataacaatttacaacacaacaacaataataataataataataataatgtaactagtcataaaaaaaatatagataaagCATCTGTTAAATTATGGAAACATCATATTAAATCTTTATGTCTTACCAAATTATCAAATCTAGTAAATACCGAAGATATTCAACAAAAACTATCTATCATGTCTTTTGATGATTTATGTGaatttatttatgataTTTATGTTATCTTAAATTTTACAGTACCTAAAAATAACACAGACACAGCATCAACATTACTAAcgaatataaaaaataatacgGTCCATAAGAAGGTGTACAATCCTAATATTAATGACCCCAAGAAAGCCCTTCAAAGCATAGGAAGCATATCAacaacaaataataatcatgtaaataataataataataataataatatatccGCAGACGGAAAAACGAGTACAGGATTTATAGGACATCTTAAAAATGTGCACTTGGATTATAAACAAATACAAACCTTAATAGATACttttaaaaagtatattCAAGATcattcttttattttacaaaaCAGTGACCATCCATTAAGTAATCAACATAATTACCAAACGGACATACAAACAGATACATCATATATACAGTGCAACAATCAgtttaataaaaaggaaaatgaAATCGAGAAACAACAAACGCATGCtaataattattcaaaTGTAAATACACAAGATATTATGCAGAAcaatttttcaaataatattcttcacagcaataatgaaaaaatatatgaacatgtaaaaaaagaaaacgaggaaatcaatatatatagtaacGATTCTACacaaattaatattaacGAAAGCAATGAACATGTATATGAACATGTTGGAAAATTAAATGAGGACACACTAAAATATAGTAATGATTCTACACAGTCTAATGTGAACATTTataatgaacaaaataatcAACAAAACgaattacaaaataataagtGGAGCGCACAAGAAGTCTCTCTACTAGCTAAAGCGTTAAAGTTATATCCTGGAGGTACACGTAATAGATGGGTTCTAATATCCAATTcaataaaaacaaaaactGTTAAGGAagttattaaaaaaacCAAAGAAATGTTTGAAAATGACACACTAAAAAATTTAGGTAAAAATTTTGACGAAACACCTTTTGATCATTTTAAGAATCAAAATAAAGGTgttatgaaaaaaattgatGATAACCTAGACAAAAGGGAATATAAATTAACTAAAGAAAATAACAACCAAGTGCAAACGGATAATTTAAATGGTGATGTCGAAAAGAAAAAAGCTTGGACACATGAAGAACAACATTTATTAGAACAAGCGCTAATCAAGTATCCAACTTCTATACCGATAAAAGAAAGACTCAAATTAGTTTCACTTGAATTGAAAACACGAACAGTCGATGAAGTAATTTTAAGAATGAAAACGTTGAGGGCTCAAATTATGGCACAAAAATCATCAAAGTAG
- a CDS encoding hypothetical protein (conserved Plasmodium protein, unknown function): MLKFGWIFIWKYSQQCIVKNCYKKLNDKNILKRFYLNNNIIYKINNRKYNFFNYYKSSYYKNYALRLLQKENISTKRRRYFKIRKHQKKKYKKKRMGLSTIPWIPTKEKIRTYKLPRQSKLINKRFMRDNKGGRRYRLKKQR; the protein is encoded by the coding sequence atgTTGAAATTTGGTTGGATATTTATATGGAAATATTCTCAACAGTGTATTGTAAAAAATTGCTACAAAAAACTTAATGATAAGAATATACTAAAAAGATTTTAccttaataataatataatttataaaataaacaataggaaatataattttttcaacTATTATAAAAGTTCATACTACAAAAATTATGCTCTCCGTTTAttacaaaaagaaaatataagtacaaaaagaagaagatattttaaaataagaaaacatcaaaaaaaaaaatataaaaaaaaaagaatggGATTGTCTACAATCCCATGGATACctacaaaagaaaaaatcaGAACTTATAAATTACCTCGTCAAAGTAAacttataaataaaagatttATGAGAGATAATAAAGGAGGTCGTCGTTATCGCTTGAAGAAACAAAGATAA
- a CDS encoding type IIB DNA topoisomerase, putative (transcript variant 1; alternatively spliced), translating to MAHLDIICSLEKYVVDFVITLLDEKKKKILSKGKIIDITRLFYIIQIILINIKNNIYTTLRQIFYTNPKLFINQRNSNKIIGKLTRIIKKSREQINIYNAPKGIIRGNILLKENKSSKWVDCMNAFELRGHLICPFGLENINISSGVQYILIIEKETIFYKLLQSNYISTYGPTILITAKGFPDINTRQLLYEIQKRYRELKIFCLTDYDVYGLSIACTYASKNESKLYYVYDMSIENLHWLILFTPEEGIKKNVIKNTDLTKLTLKDIRILDNLCAKLKNNNKYSAAERNNWIENISNMKKFGVKYEIDAINDIEKHINNRIKELL from the exons ATGGCTCATCTGGATATTATTTGTTCCCTGGAAAAGTATGTTGTCGATTTTGTAATAACCCTGTTAgacgaaaaaaaaaaaaaaattttgtcaaaaggaaaaattatagatataactaggttattttatattattcaaataatattaataaatataaagaataatatatatacaactTTAAgacaaatattttatacaaatccaaaattatttataaatcaACGTAACtctaataaaattattgGAAAGCTGACgagaattattaaaaaatcaagagaacaaataaatatatacaatgCACCGAAAGGAATCATAAGgggaaatatattattgaaagaaaataaatcaa GCAAATGGGTCGACTGCATGAATGCTTTCGAA TTAAGGGGACACTTGATATGTCCTTTTGGATTGgagaatataaatatttcatcAGGTGTccaatatattttaattattgaaaaagaaacaatattttataaactACTTCAATCTAATTATATATCGACATATGGACCAACCATATTAATTACTGCAAAAGGTTTTCCAG ataTTAACACAAGACAACTTCTATATGAGATACAAAAAAGATATAGAGAGCTAAAAATATTCTGTTTAACTGATTATGACGTTTATg gTCTCAGCATAGCATGTACTTATGCATCCAAAAATGAATCTAAACTTTATT ACGTTTATGATATGTCGATCGAGAACCTGCACTGgttaattttatttactCCTGAGGAGGGCATTAAgaaaaatgttataaaaaatactGATCTTACCAAATTAACTTTAAAAGACATACGAATTTTGGACAA CCTTTGTGCtaaattaaaaaacaataataaatatagtGCCGCTGAACGCAATAATTGGAT agAGAATATTAGcaatatgaaaaaatttggagttaaatatgaaatagATGCAATCAACGATATtgaaaaacatataaataatcgTATTAAGGAgcttttataa
- a CDS encoding type IIB DNA topoisomerase, putative (transcript variant 2; alternatively spliced), with translation MAHLDIICSLEKYVVDFVITLLDEKKKKILSKGKIIDITRLFYIIQIILINIKNNIYTTLRQIFYTNPKLFINQRNSNKIIGKLTRIIKKSREQINIYNAPKGIIRGNILLKENKSSKWVDCMNAFELRGHLICPFGLENINISSGVQYILIIEKETIFYKLLQSNYISTYGPTILITAKGFPDINTRQLLYEIQKRYRELKIFCLTDYDVYGLSIACTYASKNESKLYYVYDMSIENLHWLILFTPEEGIKKNVIKNTDLTKLTLKDIRILDKENISNMKKFGVKYEIDAINDIEKHINNRIKELL, from the exons ATGGCTCATCTGGATATTATTTGTTCCCTGGAAAAGTATGTTGTCGATTTTGTAATAACCCTGTTAgacgaaaaaaaaaaaaaaattttgtcaaaaggaaaaattatagatataactaggttattttatattattcaaataatattaataaatataaagaataatatatatacaactTTAAgacaaatattttatacaaatccaaaattatttataaatcaACGTAACtctaataaaattattgGAAAGCTGACgagaattattaaaaaatcaagagaacaaataaatatatacaatgCACCGAAAGGAATCATAAGgggaaatatattattgaaagaaaataaatcaa GCAAATGGGTCGACTGCATGAATGCTTTCGAA TTAAGGGGACACTTGATATGTCCTTTTGGATTGgagaatataaatatttcatcAGGTGTccaatatattttaattattgaaaaagaaacaatattttataaactACTTCAATCTAATTATATATCGACATATGGACCAACCATATTAATTACTGCAAAAGGTTTTCCAG ataTTAACACAAGACAACTTCTATATGAGATACAAAAAAGATATAGAGAGCTAAAAATATTCTGTTTAACTGATTATGACGTTTATg gTCTCAGCATAGCATGTACTTATGCATCCAAAAATGAATCTAAACTTTATT ACGTTTATGATATGTCGATCGAGAACCTGCACTGgttaattttatttactCCTGAGGAGGGCATTAAgaaaaatgttataaaaaatactGATCTTACCAAATTAACTTTAAAAGACATACGAATTTTGGACAA agAGAATATTAGcaatatgaaaaaatttggagttaaatatgaaatagATGCAATCAACGATATtgaaaaacatataaataatcgTATTAAGGAgcttttataa